One window of the Methyloceanibacter stevinii genome contains the following:
- a CDS encoding SDR family NAD(P)-dependent oxidoreductase: MTDPVLKDRIALITGASRGIGRATAKLLAADGAHVLLLGRNQKRLEAVDDEITAAGGKATLIPLDIANGAAIDPLGPSLYERFGRLDIFVGNAAILGGLRPLNHIPSEPWEKVLAVNLTANWRLIRTLDPLLRLSDAGRVVFVTSSRVAAQGRPYWAPYSVSKAGLETLAKTYANEAADSTVKVNIVDPRATATSMRAEAYPGEDQSTINSPEQAAEAIVKLCLPSVTETGQIVPVA, from the coding sequence TTGACCGACCCTGTTCTCAAAGACCGCATCGCCCTGATCACCGGTGCCTCTCGGGGCATTGGGCGCGCCACGGCCAAGCTTTTGGCGGCTGACGGCGCTCATGTGCTGCTGCTCGGCCGCAATCAGAAGAGGCTCGAGGCGGTCGACGACGAGATCACCGCAGCGGGTGGCAAGGCCACGCTCATTCCGCTCGACATTGCGAACGGTGCCGCGATCGACCCGCTCGGCCCCTCGCTCTATGAGCGCTTCGGCCGTCTGGACATCTTTGTCGGCAACGCCGCTATTCTCGGGGGCCTGCGTCCACTCAATCACATTCCGTCGGAACCTTGGGAGAAGGTGCTCGCGGTCAATCTCACCGCGAATTGGCGGCTGATCCGCACGCTCGATCCGCTGCTTCGCCTCTCCGATGCCGGCCGCGTCGTCTTCGTGACCTCGTCGCGCGTGGCGGCGCAGGGTCGGCCCTACTGGGCGCCCTATTCGGTCTCCAAGGCCGGATTGGAGACCCTGGCGAAAACCTACGCCAACGAGGCGGCCGACAGCACGGTCAAGGTCAACATCGTGGATCCCCGTGCGACTGCAACATCCATGCGGGCCGAAGCCTATCCGGGAGAAGACCAGAGCACGATCAACAGCCCCGAGCAGGCGGCCGAGGCGATCGTCAAACTCTGCCTGCCGTCCGTCACCGAAACCGGACAGATCGTTCCTGTAGCCTGA
- a CDS encoding MBL fold metallo-hydrolase: MSLKATILGCGTSGGVPRIGNQWGACDPSNPKNRRRRCALLVEREGENGVTRVLVDTPPDLREQLNDADVGLLDGVLYTHDHADHVHGIDDLRMVAYNGRRRVDVYYLKEAGDVLRQRFDYCFDTPPGSEYPPVLNGHEVTPGEPIVIDGPGGPIEAVPFLQQHGSTDSLGYRFDGLAYSPDVSDFPEESLRTLEGLDIWILDALRYTGHPSHLSVDQAVGWVGRMQPKRAIFTHMHVDLDYETLKEQLPDGIEPAYDGMVITTG; encoded by the coding sequence ATGAGCTTGAAGGCCACAATTCTCGGCTGCGGGACCTCCGGCGGCGTGCCCCGGATCGGCAATCAATGGGGGGCCTGCGACCCGTCGAACCCGAAGAACCGCCGCCGCCGCTGCGCGCTGCTTGTGGAGCGGGAAGGGGAGAACGGCGTGACCCGCGTGCTCGTGGACACGCCGCCCGATCTACGCGAGCAGTTGAACGATGCCGATGTGGGTCTCCTGGACGGCGTCCTCTACACCCACGACCATGCCGACCATGTGCACGGCATCGATGACCTGCGCATGGTCGCCTATAATGGCCGCCGCCGTGTGGATGTGTACTACCTGAAAGAGGCGGGTGACGTGTTGCGTCAGCGTTTCGACTATTGCTTCGACACGCCTCCCGGCAGCGAATATCCGCCGGTGCTAAACGGGCACGAGGTCACCCCCGGCGAACCCATCGTCATCGACGGACCAGGCGGTCCCATCGAGGCGGTTCCGTTTCTCCAGCAGCACGGCTCGACGGACTCGCTCGGCTATCGCTTCGACGGGCTCGCCTATTCGCCGGACGTGAGCGACTTCCCCGAGGAGTCGTTGAGGACGCTCGAAGGGCTCGATATCTGGATCCTCGATGCGCTGCGCTACACCGGCCATCCCAGCCATCTGAGCGTGGATCAGGCGGTTGGTTGGGTCGGGCGTATGCAGCCGAAGCGGGCGATCTTCACCCATATGCATGTCGATCTGGATTACGAGACGCTCAAGGAGCAGCTCCCCGACGGCATCGAGCCGGCCTATGACGGGATGGTCATTACCACCGGCTAG
- a CDS encoding TatD family hydrolase, with protein sequence MLIDSHCHLDFPQLKSDLPGVLARAQDAGVGLMVTISTYVSKFDELKELVEAHDNIFCSIGTHPNNAAEEPDTTAEQLIEIARHPKVVAIGEAGLDYHYDYAPPALQAKGFRAHIAAARETGLPLVIHSREADEDMAAILEEETAKGAFPFILHCFTSGPQLAQRGLALGGYISFSGVVTFKKAQELRDIAVSVPADRLLVETDAPYLAPEPFRGKTNEPAYVAKTAARLAEVRGLGLDALATLTTDNFFRLFSNVPRSALKEHSDAA encoded by the coding sequence ATGCTGATCGATAGCCACTGCCACCTCGATTTCCCCCAGCTCAAATCGGACCTGCCGGGGGTGCTCGCGCGCGCCCAGGACGCGGGCGTAGGGCTGATGGTGACGATCTCCACCTATGTGTCGAAGTTCGATGAGCTGAAGGAGCTGGTCGAGGCGCACGACAACATCTTCTGTTCCATCGGCACGCATCCGAACAACGCTGCCGAGGAGCCGGACACCACGGCGGAGCAGCTGATCGAGATCGCACGTCATCCGAAAGTGGTCGCGATCGGCGAGGCGGGGCTCGACTACCATTACGACTACGCGCCTCCGGCGCTCCAGGCGAAGGGCTTCCGCGCCCACATCGCTGCCGCGCGGGAGACCGGCTTGCCGCTGGTCATCCATTCGCGCGAGGCCGACGAGGACATGGCGGCCATCCTGGAAGAGGAGACCGCCAAGGGCGCGTTTCCCTTCATCCTGCATTGCTTCACGAGCGGGCCGCAGTTGGCGCAGCGGGGCCTAGCGCTCGGCGGCTATATCTCGTTTTCCGGTGTCGTGACCTTCAAGAAGGCGCAGGAACTGCGGGACATCGCGGTGTCGGTGCCGGCGGACCGGCTGCTGGTGGAGACGGACGCGCCTTATTTGGCGCCGGAGCCGTTCCGCGGCAAGACCAACGAGCCGGCCTATGTGGCCAAGACGGCGGCGCGGCTTGCGGAAGTGCGCGGGCTTGGGCTCGACGCACTGGCGACGCTGACAACCGATAATTTCTTCAGGCTCTTCAGCAACGTGCCGCGTTCTGCTCTCAAAGAGCACTCAGACGCCGCATGA
- the tmk gene encoding dTMP kinase: MQQAIEIGRFITFEGGEGSGKSTQVNILAERLSRSGRPVFVTREPGGSPAAEDIREVLLSGQVAQFGPLAESVMFAVARADHIENAIQGALQQGQWVICDRFVDSTRAYQGSTGGVPRGLINALEQLTVGAVMPDITFVLDIPAEEGLARVAARAEGQELDRFESQELMSHERIRRGFLDIAEEEPGRCVVVDASQPEAMVAEDVWETVLQRLNP; the protein is encoded by the coding sequence ATGCAGCAAGCCATCGAGATCGGACGCTTCATTACTTTCGAAGGCGGCGAGGGCTCCGGCAAGTCGACCCAGGTCAACATTCTTGCCGAGCGGCTGTCGCGCTCCGGCCGGCCCGTATTCGTGACGCGCGAACCCGGCGGGTCGCCGGCGGCGGAGGACATCCGTGAGGTGTTGCTGTCCGGACAAGTGGCGCAATTCGGCCCGCTGGCGGAGTCCGTCATGTTTGCGGTCGCACGTGCCGATCACATCGAGAATGCGATCCAGGGCGCGCTGCAACAGGGCCAGTGGGTCATCTGCGACCGGTTCGTCGACTCGACGCGGGCCTACCAAGGGTCGACGGGCGGCGTGCCGCGGGGGCTCATCAATGCCTTGGAGCAACTCACTGTCGGTGCCGTGATGCCCGACATCACGTTTGTTCTAGACATTCCGGCCGAGGAGGGGCTTGCGCGCGTCGCGGCGCGCGCCGAAGGTCAGGAACTCGACCGTTTCGAAAGCCAGGAGCTCATGAGCCATGAGCGCATTCGGCGTGGATTCTTGGACATTGCGGAGGAAGAGCCGGGCCGCTGCGTCGTGGTGGACGCAAGTCAGCCCGAAGCCATGGTCGCCGAGGATGTCTGGGAGACGGTCCTGCAGCGCCTCAATCCGTAA
- a CDS encoding glutaredoxin family protein has translation MPERLDRTDFSARRITLALTAALAAATLLMLPMGAAQAACSKRVYVYSADWCGTCRRLRSYLDLNRIRYTLLDADNPRVKADMQRRFGNLAVPRTLIGRSVVSGLDTAKIQKLCR, from the coding sequence ATGCCCGAACGCCTCGACAGAACAGACTTCTCCGCGCGCCGGATCACCCTCGCGCTCACGGCCGCACTGGCGGCAGCTACCCTGCTTATGCTGCCCATGGGCGCCGCGCAGGCAGCCTGCAGCAAGCGCGTCTACGTCTACAGTGCCGACTGGTGCGGCACCTGCCGCCGCCTGCGGTCCTATCTCGATCTTAACCGCATTCGCTACACGCTGTTGGATGCGGACAACCCACGCGTTAAGGCAGACATGCAGCGGCGCTTCGGCAACCTCGCCGTGCCCCGCACCCTGATCGGCCGGTCCGTTGTCAGCGGCCTCGACACAGCCAAGATCCAGAAGCTTTGCCGCTAG
- a CDS encoding DNA polymerase III subunit delta', whose translation MSAAPNKASAGPVEPDRLEPFSSPREVDRVFGHDEAAQEFEEALRSGRLHHAWLLVGPEGIGKATLAYRLARTILAHAEAGDLIPGEPADVAPDHPIFRKVSGLAHPNLLLIRRTWMEKTKRYSQVISVDEVRRLRSFLGSTAGDGSWRVVIVDRADQLNQNAANALLKALEEPPSNTLFLLVSNAEGRLPVTIRSRTRALRLSPLDDPALAGAVRAALERDGLEADEETLRMAMALSQGSVRRALELVTGEGIGLYNDIVATFEALPDLDGARVQRQAEKLASVNETEQLELYLALLLGLIERLVHYGATGTGLRGAEEKLAQRLLTAETLPAWAETWEAISAARAETFALNLDRGLLVLNSWFGLQELASGQTS comes from the coding sequence ATGAGTGCCGCACCGAATAAGGCCAGCGCCGGTCCCGTCGAGCCCGATCGGCTGGAGCCGTTCTCGAGCCCGCGCGAGGTGGATCGCGTCTTCGGTCACGACGAGGCGGCGCAGGAGTTCGAAGAGGCGCTTCGCAGCGGGCGCCTGCATCACGCCTGGCTGCTGGTAGGCCCCGAGGGCATTGGCAAGGCGACGCTCGCCTATCGCTTGGCCCGCACCATCCTCGCCCACGCAGAGGCCGGCGATCTTATTCCCGGCGAGCCGGCGGACGTCGCACCCGATCACCCGATCTTTCGCAAAGTGTCCGGCTTGGCGCATCCCAACCTGCTGCTCATCCGCCGTACGTGGATGGAGAAGACGAAGCGCTATTCGCAAGTGATCAGCGTCGACGAAGTGCGGCGGCTGCGCAGTTTTCTCGGCAGCACCGCCGGCGATGGCTCGTGGCGCGTCGTGATCGTGGACCGGGCCGACCAACTCAACCAGAACGCCGCGAACGCTCTGTTGAAGGCGCTCGAAGAGCCGCCGTCGAACACGCTGTTCCTGCTGGTTTCGAACGCGGAAGGGCGGCTGCCGGTGACGATCCGCTCCCGGACCCGCGCCTTACGCCTGTCTCCGCTGGACGATCCGGCGCTCGCCGGGGCAGTCCGGGCTGCGCTCGAGCGGGACGGACTCGAGGCCGACGAGGAAACGCTTCGCATGGCCATGGCCTTGTCGCAGGGGAGTGTGCGGCGCGCGCTCGAACTCGTCACCGGCGAGGGCATCGGGCTCTACAACGATATCGTCGCCACGTTCGAGGCACTGCCGGATCTGGACGGTGCGCGGGTGCAGCGCCAGGCCGAGAAGCTGGCGAGCGTCAACGAGACGGAGCAGCTCGAACTCTACCTCGCGCTGCTACTTGGGCTGATCGAACGGCTGGTGCACTACGGCGCCACCGGGACGGGGCTCAGGGGAGCGGAGGAGAAGCTCGCGCAACGCTTGCTGACCGCGGAGACCTTGCCGGCCTGGGCCGAGACCTGGGAGGCGATTTCGGCCGCGCGCGCCGAGACGTTCGCATTGAATCTCGACCGGGGCCTGCTCGTCCTCAACAGCTGGTTCGGCCTTCAGGAGCTTGCATCCGGCCAAACATCCTGA
- the metG gene encoding methionine--tRNA ligase, with translation MGDKMADKQTYYITTAISYPNDAPHIGHAYEAVATDAIARFRRLQGKDVFFLTGTDEHGIKMLQTARKQGIEVSELADRNTPKFREMVEVLNCSNDDFITTREKRHKRSTQELWRRMAAAGDIYLDKYAGWYSVRDEAYYDESELSEGPDGAKLSPQGTPVEWVEEESYFFRLSQFQDRLLAYYNENPNFIGPETRANEVKSFVRGGLRDLSVSRTTFDWGVPVPDDPKHVMYVWVDALTNYITGVGFPDEDSESFKKYWPADVHIIGKDIIRFHAVYWPAFLMSAGVALPKQVFGHGFLYNRGEKMSKSVGNVIDPNALVGEYGVDQIRYFLLREVPFGQDGNYSHDGIVQRINADLANDLGNLAQRSLSMIAKNCGGIVPEPGALTDNDKAILAEADGLLPRVEAEIDAFAIHKALEVIWALIADANRYFAGEEPWAHKKTDPERMGTILYVTAEVVRQAAILAQAVMPESGAKLLDLLNVPVEARAFDRLGEAGRLKPGTELPPPQAVFPRYVEPEGD, from the coding sequence ATGGGAGACAAAATGGCCGACAAACAAACCTATTACATCACGACCGCGATCTCGTATCCGAACGATGCGCCGCATATCGGACACGCCTACGAGGCGGTGGCGACCGATGCGATCGCGCGCTTCCGGCGGCTGCAGGGCAAGGACGTGTTTTTCCTCACGGGCACCGACGAGCACGGCATCAAGATGCTGCAGACGGCCCGCAAGCAGGGCATCGAGGTCTCCGAGCTCGCGGACCGCAACACGCCAAAATTCCGTGAGATGGTTGAAGTGCTCAACTGCTCGAACGACGACTTCATCACCACGCGCGAGAAGCGCCATAAGCGCTCGACGCAGGAGCTGTGGCGGCGCATGGCCGCCGCCGGCGATATCTATCTCGACAAATATGCCGGCTGGTACTCGGTACGCGACGAGGCCTATTACGACGAGAGTGAACTGAGCGAGGGCCCGGACGGCGCCAAGCTCTCGCCGCAAGGAACGCCCGTCGAGTGGGTCGAGGAGGAGAGCTACTTCTTCCGTCTGTCGCAATTTCAGGACAGGCTGCTCGCTTACTACAATGAAAACCCGAATTTCATCGGCCCCGAAACGCGCGCCAACGAAGTGAAAAGTTTCGTGCGCGGAGGTTTGCGCGATCTGTCCGTCTCGCGCACGACGTTCGATTGGGGCGTGCCGGTTCCGGACGACCCCAAGCACGTCATGTATGTGTGGGTGGACGCGCTGACGAACTACATCACCGGCGTCGGCTTCCCGGACGAAGACTCCGAGTCCTTCAAGAAATACTGGCCGGCGGACGTCCATATCATCGGCAAGGACATCATCCGCTTTCACGCGGTCTACTGGCCGGCCTTTCTGATGTCGGCGGGCGTCGCGCTCCCGAAACAAGTGTTCGGTCACGGCTTCCTCTACAATCGCGGGGAGAAGATGTCGAAGTCGGTCGGCAACGTGATCGATCCGAACGCGCTCGTCGGCGAATACGGTGTCGACCAGATCCGCTACTTCCTCTTGCGCGAAGTGCCGTTCGGCCAGGACGGCAACTACAGCCACGACGGCATCGTGCAGCGTATCAACGCCGACCTTGCCAACGACCTCGGCAATCTGGCGCAGCGCTCGCTATCGATGATCGCCAAGAACTGTGGGGGGATCGTTCCCGAGCCCGGCGCACTCACGGACAACGACAAGGCGATCCTCGCCGAAGCCGATGGGCTTCTGCCACGCGTGGAAGCGGAGATCGACGCCTTCGCCATTCACAAGGCGCTCGAAGTCATCTGGGCCCTGATTGCGGATGCAAACCGCTACTTCGCGGGCGAAGAGCCCTGGGCCCACAAAAAGACCGACCCGGAGCGCATGGGTACGATCCTCTACGTGACGGCTGAGGTGGTGCGCCAGGCAGCCATTCTCGCACAGGCGGTGATGCCCGAGAGCGGTGCCAAGCTGCTGGACCTGTTGAATGTGCCGGTGGAGGCGCGGGCGTTCGATCGTCTCGGCGAGGCGGGGCGCCTCAAGCCTGGAACCGAGCTACCGCCGCCGCAAGCCGTCTTCCCGCGCTATGTGGAGCCGGAAGGCGACTAG
- a CDS encoding septal ring lytic transglycosylase RlpA family protein, which translates to MESAGLGKRYVQIGESAPKGGGHFKIGDPYEIEGVRYVPAADPSYDQRGVASWYGDLFHGRKTSNGEIFDMERLSAAHPTLPLPIYVKVTNIDNGLSAVVRVNDRGPFRDGRLIDLSRHTAEVLGFKRSGTANVRVRYLRKASLDGDDAFERDYLSTRGYSQYAGTTDPDGMAEVVIAVGPPGPPPVPPLPDRPDRSAIVAVAEATPEPTVIRGGGVGDVAVTGAIGPSSSEDLQGPMIQAGFFKNHANAQRARTALAGVGPVEVAPIAEQGETYYRVRVGPFVDGITAAAALLDVADAGYRGAKIILQN; encoded by the coding sequence ATGGAATCCGCCGGCCTCGGGAAGCGGTACGTCCAGATCGGCGAGTCCGCACCCAAAGGGGGCGGTCATTTCAAGATCGGCGACCCCTACGAGATCGAAGGCGTGCGCTACGTTCCGGCGGCAGACCCCAGCTACGATCAGAGGGGCGTCGCGTCCTGGTACGGCGACCTGTTTCACGGCCGCAAAACATCCAATGGCGAAATCTTCGATATGGAGCGGTTGTCGGCCGCTCATCCTACCTTGCCGCTGCCCATCTACGTGAAGGTCACCAATATCGACAACGGCCTGAGCGCGGTGGTGCGCGTGAACGACAGAGGTCCGTTTCGCGATGGGCGGCTGATCGATCTTTCCCGGCACACAGCCGAAGTGCTCGGATTCAAAAGGTCCGGCACGGCCAATGTGCGGGTGCGCTATCTCCGCAAGGCGAGTCTAGACGGCGACGATGCGTTCGAGCGCGACTATCTGTCGACACGGGGCTACTCGCAATATGCCGGGACGACCGACCCCGACGGCATGGCGGAAGTTGTGATCGCGGTGGGGCCGCCTGGGCCTCCGCCGGTGCCGCCGTTGCCTGATCGGCCCGACCGCTCGGCCATTGTTGCCGTGGCCGAGGCGACTCCGGAGCCGACGGTTATTCGTGGCGGCGGAGTAGGTGACGTGGCGGTGACCGGCGCCATTGGCCCGTCTTCATCCGAAGACCTTCAGGGCCCCATGATTCAGGCTGGATTCTTCAAGAACCACGCGAACGCGCAACGGGCGCGGACCGCACTCGCAGGTGTCGGACCGGTCGAAGTCGCGCCGATCGCCGAACAGGGCGAGACCTATTACCGCGTCCGCGTCGGGCCGTTTGTGGATGGGATAACCGCGGCGGCGGCACTGTTGGACGTTGCCGATGCAGGGTACCGGGGCGCCAAAATCATCTTGCAAAACTGA
- the purF gene encoding amidophosphoribosyltransferase: MDDERSSPVTDHHDETTQLQWLEEDRLHEECGVFGIFNHPDAAALTALGLHALQHRGQEAAGIVSFDGEHFHTERRMGLVGDHFTSRPVIDRLKGDMAVGHVRYSTTGDAVMRNVQPLFVDLESGGFTLCHNGNLTNALTLRENLISKGAICQSTTDTEVILHLVARSEKRNFVERFVEALLQVEGAYAFVGMTNKKLIGARDPYGIRPLVLGRLGDAWVLASESCALDIIGAEFVREVENGEVIIATKDGLESHRFVPKNPARLCIFEYIYFARPDSIIDGRSVYDVRKAMGRQLALEAPADVDMVVPIPDSGVPAAIGYAQESGLPFEYGIIRNHYVGRTFIEPEQQIRQLGVKLKHSANELQVRGKRIVLIDDSVVRGTTSLKIVQMMREAGAKEVHMRISSPPITHPDFYGIDTPNQDKLLAANRTLEEMREFMGADSLAFISVDGIYRAMGFDGRDDDNPQFTDHCFTGEYPTRLRDREGPPQQKQLSFLAEVG, encoded by the coding sequence ATGGATGACGAAAGGTCCTCGCCCGTGACAGACCACCACGACGAAACGACGCAACTTCAATGGCTTGAAGAAGACCGGCTCCACGAAGAATGTGGCGTCTTCGGCATCTTCAACCATCCCGACGCCGCGGCCCTGACGGCGCTCGGCCTGCACGCGCTTCAGCACCGAGGCCAGGAAGCCGCGGGGATCGTCAGTTTCGACGGCGAGCACTTCCACACCGAACGCCGGATGGGCCTCGTCGGCGACCACTTCACATCCCGCCCCGTCATCGATCGCTTGAAGGGCGACATGGCGGTGGGCCATGTGCGCTACTCCACCACGGGCGATGCGGTCATGCGCAACGTCCAGCCCCTGTTCGTCGATCTGGAGTCCGGCGGCTTCACCCTCTGCCACAACGGCAACCTGACGAACGCGCTCACCTTGCGCGAGAACCTGATCAGCAAGGGCGCCATCTGTCAGTCGACCACCGACACGGAAGTCATCCTTCACCTCGTCGCCCGGAGCGAGAAGCGCAACTTCGTCGAGCGTTTCGTCGAGGCACTGCTGCAGGTGGAAGGCGCCTACGCCTTCGTCGGCATGACCAACAAGAAGCTGATCGGCGCGCGCGATCCGTATGGCATCCGCCCTCTCGTCCTCGGCCGTCTCGGGGATGCCTGGGTGCTGGCCTCCGAGTCCTGCGCGCTGGACATCATCGGCGCAGAATTCGTCCGCGAGGTCGAGAACGGCGAAGTGATCATCGCGACCAAGGACGGTCTCGAGAGCCATCGCTTCGTGCCGAAGAATCCGGCCCGGCTGTGCATCTTCGAATACATCTATTTCGCCCGTCCCGATTCCATCATCGACGGCCGCTCCGTGTACGACGTCCGCAAAGCCATGGGCCGGCAGCTCGCCCTGGAGGCACCCGCCGACGTGGACATGGTCGTTCCCATTCCCGACAGCGGCGTGCCGGCGGCCATCGGCTACGCGCAAGAGTCCGGGCTCCCGTTCGAATACGGCATCATCCGTAACCACTACGTCGGCCGCACCTTCATCGAGCCCGAGCAGCAAATCCGGCAGCTCGGCGTCAAACTGAAACACAGCGCCAACGAGCTGCAGGTTCGAGGCAAACGCATCGTCCTGATCGACGACAGCGTGGTGCGCGGCACCACATCCCTCAAGATCGTGCAGATGATGCGCGAGGCCGGGGCCAAGGAAGTGCATATGCGCATTTCCAGCCCGCCTATCACCCACCCCGACTTCTACGGCATCGACACGCCGAACCAGGACAAGCTTCTGGCCGCCAACCGCACACTCGAAGAGATGCGCGAATTCATGGGAGCGGACTCCCTGGCCTTTATTTCCGTCGACGGCATCTACCGCGCCATGGGCTTTGACGGCCGCGACGACGACAATCCTCAGTTCACGGACCACTGCTTCACCGGCGAATATCCGACGCGGCTGCGCGATCGCGAAGGCCCGCCGCAGCAGAAGCAGCTTTCGTTCCTTGCCGAGGTCGGTTGA
- a CDS encoding D-alanyl-D-alanine carboxypeptidase family protein, with translation MTKVAVACAFCALGVALAAGVASAAAKKTNEFTTKAQSGILMDSGADLVLYEKDADKQIPPASMSKLMTLAVVFRELKSGRITLDDTFTVSEHAWRTGGAPSGTAAMFAPLGSPITVSDLIQGVTVQSANDGALILAEGIGGTEGGFVKMMNDYAKQIGLTGSNFANPTGLPAEGHLMTARDLALLSKHIIETFPEYYHYFAQKEFRYRDKFTFRNRNPLVWADIGVDGLKTGYTQEAGYGLVSSAKRGDQRLVLVLTGLENKGDREKESRRVLEWGFKSFRPFRLFEDGQQVSDALVWGGEKHYVPLVGDGAIDLLLPASATGAVSGEIIYEGPIKAPIKKGDQIATLKVKSADLAAINEIPLYAGEDINSSGFAMRGIDSLLVLAFGWLL, from the coding sequence TTGACGAAAGTTGCCGTTGCCTGCGCATTCTGCGCGCTTGGCGTGGCGTTGGCCGCGGGCGTTGCCTCTGCGGCGGCGAAGAAGACCAACGAATTCACCACCAAGGCCCAAAGCGGGATTCTGATGGATTCAGGCGCCGATCTCGTCCTCTACGAGAAGGACGCCGATAAGCAAATTCCGCCCGCGAGTATGAGCAAGCTCATGACGCTGGCCGTGGTCTTTCGCGAGCTCAAGTCAGGGCGCATAACGCTCGACGACACCTTCACCGTGAGCGAGCACGCTTGGCGAACCGGCGGCGCGCCGTCTGGAACCGCCGCCATGTTCGCGCCTCTCGGTAGCCCGATCACCGTCAGCGACCTGATCCAGGGCGTCACCGTTCAGTCGGCGAACGACGGGGCGCTCATCCTTGCCGAAGGGATCGGCGGGACCGAGGGCGGCTTCGTCAAGATGATGAACGACTACGCGAAGCAAATAGGACTGACCGGCTCCAACTTTGCGAACCCGACCGGGCTTCCTGCCGAAGGCCATCTGATGACGGCGCGCGATCTGGCGCTGCTCTCCAAGCACATCATCGAAACCTTTCCCGAGTACTATCACTACTTCGCGCAGAAGGAGTTCCGCTATCGGGACAAGTTCACCTTCCGCAACCGGAACCCGCTCGTTTGGGCCGATATTGGTGTCGACGGTCTGAAGACCGGCTACACGCAGGAGGCCGGGTATGGCCTCGTGTCGAGCGCCAAGCGCGGCGACCAGCGGCTGGTGCTCGTTCTTACGGGGCTCGAGAACAAAGGCGATCGCGAGAAGGAGTCCCGCCGGGTGCTGGAGTGGGGCTTCAAGAGCTTCCGTCCCTTCCGGCTGTTCGAAGACGGGCAGCAGGTCAGCGATGCATTGGTATGGGGCGGTGAGAAGCACTACGTGCCACTGGTCGGCGACGGCGCGATCGATCTCCTCCTTCCGGCCAGCGCCACGGGTGCCGTCTCGGGTGAGATCATCTACGAGGGACCCATCAAGGCACCGATCAAGAAGGGCGACCAGATCGCGACCTTGAAAGTGAAGTCGGCCGACCTGGCTGCGATCAACGAGATCCCGCTCTATGCCGGCGAAGACATCAACAGCAGCGGCTTCGCCATGCGGGGCATCGATTCCCTGCTTGTGCTTGCGTTCGGCTGGTTGCTCTAG